The Bacteroides sp. genomic interval GCTTTGTATTGACTGCCGTCATAGCGGGCTTGCTGATCGGGGTTTTTCATTCCCTGCCCTTGGCAGAGCGGATCAGGATAGAATCGGATATGGCGGCTCCCGAAAAGATCAGCATGATAAGACCTGTGTTTTCGACGTTTTTTATAAATCTGTTCGTGGTCTTTATTCTTGAACTGGTTATCCTGCGTGAGAAGAAAGCCAAAATTGAGCTTGAGAATGCCCGCTTACGTGCAGAGAATGCTGAGGCCATCAACCAGCAACTGAAACAACACATTCATCCGCATTTTTTGTTTAACTCTCTGAGTGTATTGAAGTCGCTGATTAATAAAAACCCTGATCTTGCTGAGGAATACCTGATCAAGCTTTCAGACTTTCTGCGTGTTTCGATCTCGGCGCGTGAGGCCAATGTGGTAAAACTGAGCGATGAATACAAGCTGTGCCTTGACTTCATTGAGATGCAAAAGATTCGTTTTGGTGAAGCTCTGCACTTCAGGTTTGATATCCCCGAAGAGCAGCTTGAAAAGGGCTATGTTCCGGGCTTTTCGATGCAGGTATTGGTCGAGAACGCCATTAAGCACAAT includes:
- a CDS encoding histidine kinase, with the protein product MFENENLFRRLLRISLYTSLLMAVVSVTPFFTVQREFSASFFVFFILSLFFTVLVIWQINIVLVYVYEKQRVGRRYYWTRYLLSFVLTAVIAGLLIGVFHSLPLAERIRIESDMAAPEKISMIRPVFSTFFINLFVVFILELVILREKKAKIELENARLRAENAEAINQQLKQHIHPHFLFNSLSVLKSLINKNPDLAEEYLIKLSDFLRVSISAREANVVKLSDEYKLCLDFIEMQKIRFGEALHFRFDIPEEQLEKGYVPGFSMQVLVENAIKHNVLTEDSPLHIVVDCEGDWLRVSNNIQKKLSAEHTTKLGLTNLADRYRMVSGHRVEVEEAEGQFSVRIKVLLDEDINY